In Leptospira ellinghausenii, the genomic stretch AAATTGCATTACTTGCCTTGGCTAATGCCAATCCAAATTCTAAGGCCTTTGCTGAACTTGGTGAACCATCAATGGGGATGATCAGTTTTTGTATTAATTTTTCCATACCATAATCCTAGCACGATCTTTGAGGATAAGAAAGTGAATTTCCTTTGATAATTATCATATTGGTATGTATGTTTCCTTTAGAACCTGAAAATCATATCGCATAGACCATCCACCGAAAAAGGTGTGAAATTATTTTTTTCGACCATCATCTTCTTTTGTGAGATAATAAGCGACAAGGATGGGAATAGTCGTGACTAAAATCACAAATACAGCTACCACATTGGTCACTGGCCTTTGTCTTGGACGAATAAACTCAGTTAGCATCCAGATGGGTACGGTTGATTGTTGACCAGCTGTAAATGTTGTTACAATCACTTCATCAAATGACAAAGCAAAGGATAACATTCCTCCTGCAAGTAATGCAGTTGCAATATTTGGTAGTATCACAAAACGAAATGTTTGCCATGGGTTTGCACCTAAATCCATTGATGCTTCCACCATAGAATGAGAACTCCTTCGTAATCTAGCAAGAACGTTATTGTAAACGGTTACGATACAAAAGGTAGCATGTGCAATGACAATGGTCCAAGTGCTAAACGGAATGCCAAATAGAGACATAGCAGATCGAAGGGAAATTCCTGTGACAATGCCTGGGAGAGCAATGGGTAAAATCACAAGAAAGGAAATGATTTCTTTTCCAAAAAATTGGCTTCGGTATACAGCAAGGCTTGCCAATGTTCCTAGTAGGATCGCAATGAATGTGGAAATGAATGCAACTTGGGAAGAGAGTATTATCGCTTCCCAGATATCATTTCGTTCCCATGCTACACCAAACCACTTCGTTGTGAATCCTGGTAGAGGAAATTGAAACGTTTTTTCATCTGTCGAAAATGCATACATGATGATGATGAGTATGGGTATATGGATGAAGAAAAAACCGAAGAGTGTTGCCGTTTTTAATCCAATAGATCCTAAGTTCCATTTAGAGCGCATCAAATGCTCCTAATCGTTTAGCAATTGTTAAATACACCATCATAATTACAATGGGAACCACAGAAAATGCAGCAGCAAGTGGAATGTTCCCAGCAGTTCCTTGGTGGGTGTAAACAGCCATCCCGATAAAATAACTCGAATTCCCGATAATTGTAGGAATGATATAATCACCGAGTGTTAATGAAAATGTAAAAATAGAACCAGCTACGACACCAGGGAAGGCCAAAGGTAAAATGACTTTGCGAAAGGTTTGTGCCGGTCCTCCTCCTAAATCAGAGGAAGCTTCTAAAAGTGTTTTTGGAATTCTTTCTAAAGATGCTTGGATGGGTAAAATCATGTACGGCAACCAGATGTATACGAATACCAAAAACATACCGATATAAGAAAATGATAAGGAAGTGCCTCCGATCACTGGGATGGACAGTACAACATCTAATAAGTGTAGTAATCCTAGTTGGTCCAAACACCAGGTAAGGATACCTTCTTTGGCCATGATGAGTTTCCATGAATACACTTTTACAAGGTAACTGGACCATAAAGGCAACATAACACCCAAATACAAAATTGGTTTTAGTTTGGGTCCAGCATTCATTGCCATATAATAAGCAATTGGGAACGCAATGATCGCACTCACTACAGTGACAGTGAATGCCATTGTAGTTGTACGGATGATAATATCCCAATTGGTACTCTGACGGAATAAATCATAATAGGATTCAAATGTGAATTCTCGTTTGATGACACCCGAAAAGGAATCAACAGAGAAAAAACTTTGGATGAGAAGAGTAAACAAAGAACCTAAATAAACAACACCAAGCCAAACAAGCAGAGGTGATAATAACAAAAAAAGTGCCAGACTTTTTCTGTAAAATAAAAACGTGATGAATCTATCCATAACATTCGTCATAATGATTCCCTTATAACAAATGCATGTCGGAATCTTTCCAACCTACTAAAACTTCTGAACCAACTGCTATATGGTCTGCAGATATTTTTAAGTTTTGAGTGGAGGCAATGATCCGAGATCCATTAGGAGTTTCAAAATGCATTTTGGATGTTGCACCTGAGTATACTTGGCTTTTTAAAATTGCTTTGAATGTTCTATATCCAGACGAATGGTTGTCCTCTTTTGCATTTGCAAAAACATGGACTCGTTCCGGGCGAATCATTATCTTACCTTCATGGCCTGTGAGTCGTTTTGTTTCCTCAACAGATAAAATATTGGAAGTTCCAACAAAGTTGGCAACAAACTCTGTTTTCGGGCGGTTGTACAACTCTTCTGGAGTTGCAATTTGTTCCACCTTACCTTTATTAAAGACAGCAATTCGATCGGACATTGAAAGTGCTTCTTCTTGGTCGTGGGTCACAAAAATAAATGTGATCCCTACTTCTTTTTGAATGGCTTTAAGCTCCAACTGCATTTCTTCTCGCAGTTTTAAATCTAGAGCCCCCAATGGTTCATCTAACAACAGTACACCTGGACGATTGATGAGTGCCCTTGCGAGTGCAATCCGTTGTCTTTGCCCTCCTGATAATTCTGATGGTTTTCGATTTCCCACATCGGGAAGGCGAACCATCGCTAGCATTTCAGAAACTCGTTTAGAAATTTCGGCACTTGGAAGTTTTTTAATTTTTAATCCATACCCCACATTTTCAGCAACAGACATATGTGGAAACAAGGCATAATCTTGGAAGACAGTATTGACATTTCTTTTGTAAGGAGGGATGCCCGTGACATCAACTCCTTCCAAAAGAACCCTTCCTGAACTAGTATCTTGAAAACCCGCCACCATTCGGAGGCAGGTAGTTTTACCAGACCCAGAAGGGCCTAACATCGAAAAAAACTCACCTTTTTTAATCCCAAAGGAGACATCATCTACCGCTATGAATTGGTCGAATTTCCTCGTTACATTTTGAAACTCAACATCGTAAACTTGGTCCATTCTATCTCCTTTAGAACTCTTATGATGTTAGGATTTTATTTACTTCCAATAATGGAAATATAATCTTCTGCCCATTTTTTATAAGGCACACATTTTCTTCCACCGGAACAATCTTCTTTTGGAGTTCTCCAGAAAGAGATTTTTTCAAAGTTGTTGAATCCATTCACTGCACAACCTGTATCTCCGAGTAAAGCATTTCCTTTACAAGCAGCAGGAACAGAAGGAACAGATCCAAACCAAGATGCTAAATCACCTTGCACTTTTGGAGAAAGAGAATGTTCCATCCATTTATAAGCACAGTTTACGTGTTTAGAATCTTTGTGTAACATTGTACTATCTGCCCAACCAGTAGCTCCTTCCACAGGAACGATGGATGATACAGGTTGTTTTTCACTCACTAGTAAATTTACTTGGAATGGCCATGTTGAAGAAGCAACTAAACCTTCTTTTTTGAAATCGTCAACTTGGACCATTGCATCATGCCAATATTTTGGAACGAGTTGTCTTTGTTTTTTTAATAACTCAATGACAGCCGTATATTGTTTTTCATCCAATTCGTAAGGGTCTTGGATTCCAAGTTCTGGTTTTGCTACTTTTAAGTAAAGGGCAGCATCAGCGATGTAGATTGGACCATCAAAAGCTTGCACTCTACCTTTATTAGATTTTCCGTCTGGTAAAACTTGTTCTTCAAATACAACGTTCCAACTTGTTGGAGCTTTTTTAAAAACTTTTGTGTTGTACATAAGTACGTTTGGTCCCCATTGGTAAGGAACTCCAAAATGTTTACCATCAACAGTATGCCAAGGAGCATTTTGTAAACGAGAGTCTACGTTTTTCCAACTTGGGATCAAATCAATGTTAATCTCTTGGACTTTTCCACCTGCAACTAATCGAAGTGATGCGTCACCTGAAGCAGTTACTAAGTCAAATCCTCCCTCATTCATAAGTGCTACCATCTCATCAGATGTAGCGGCAGTTTTTACATTTACTTTACAGCCTGTATTTTTTTCAAATTCAGTGACCCAGTCATATCCTTTGTCTGTTTCACCACGTTCAATGTAACCTGGCCAAGCAACGATGGAAACTTCTCCCTCGCCTTGTCCAATTTCTGAAACCTTTGTTTCTTTTTTACCGCAGGTTACCGCAAAAGCGATCGAAAGAACTGCTGTAAAAAAAACCACTCGTTTGTATGAATCGAATTTCATAAACCTATGTGCTCCTGGTTTTACTTATGTCAGGCATTAGATACCAAAAATTCAAAATTAAGCAACCAATTCTGAAGTTTTCAAAAAAAAGGTAGGAATTTTTATGAGGCACGGTTTCTGTGAAAGCGTAGGTTGGCTATGAAATACATCAAAGACAAAGACCTTTTTCGCCAGGAAAATTTCATTGGTGGGGTGTGGTGCCCTGCTGAAAATAAAAAAGAAATATTAGTACATAACCCTGCCACAGGGGAAACCATCGGGAATATCCCGCATGCAACAGAAAAGGACACGCTCCTTGCAATCCGTTCAGCAAAAGATGCGTTTGCAGATTGGAAATCGAGACCTGCCAAAGAACGCGCAGGAATCCTCCGCAAATGGTTCCAACTCATGATGGACCACCAAGAAGACTTAGCTCTCATCATGACACAAGAACAAGGAAAACCTTTAACGGAAGCTAGGGGAGAAATAGCATATGCGGCTTCCTATATTGAATGGTTCGGTGAAGAAGCAAAACGTTCTTATGGAGATGTGATCCCATCACATAGAAAAGATACAAGGATTCTTGTACTCAAAGAACCCATCGGAGTTGTGGGAACCATCACTCCTTGGAATTTTCCAGCGGCAATGCTTGCAAGGAAAGTCGCTCCAGCTCTAGCCGCAGGTTGCACGGTTGTCTCAAAACCATCTGAACTCACTCCCTATTCAGCTCTTGCAATGGCAGTACTTGCAGAACGAGCAGGACTCCCAAAAGGAGTTTGGAATGTGTTAGTTGGGGATCCAATCCTCATTGGCAAAACGATTTTAGAAAGTAAAGAGGTTCGCAAACTTAGTTTTACTGGATCCACAAAAACAGGGATTTATTTGATGGAAAAATCGGCCGCCACATTAAAAAAACTCTCACTTGAGTTAGGTGGGAATGCTCCATTCATCGTATTTGAAGATGCAGACTTAGACGAAGCTGTAAAAGGTGCTATGTTATCCAAATATAGAAACACAGGACAAACTTGTGTTTGTGTGAATCGTTTTTTAGTACATTCATCTGTTGCAGAAACCTTTTCCAAAAAACTTGCTGAACAAACAAAAGAGTTGGTTGTAGCCAACGGAATGGAACCCAATGCAAGCCAAGGCCCCCTCATCAATGAAGCCGCTGTGGAAAAAGTAAAAAATCATATCCAAGACGCAGTCAACAAAGGAGCAAAAGTTTTAATTGGAGGGAACACACACCAATTAGGCGGAAACTTCTTTGAGCCGACCGTTTTGTATCCTGTGAACTCTTCTATGATGGTGACAAAGGAAGAAACCTTTGGACCAGTTTCTTGTATCCAAACCTTCCAAACAGAGGAAGAAGCCATTAAACTCGCAAATGATACCGACTTTGGCCTCGCATCCTATTTTTACACCAAAGACATGGCTCGTATTTTTAGAGTCGCCGAACAGCTAGAATATGGAATGGTAGGCATTAACGAAGGGATCATTTCTTCAGAACAAGTCCCATTTGGGGGAGTCAAATTTTCAGGGATGGGACGAGAGGGCTCCAAATACGGTCTCGATGATTATACAGTAACCAAATATCTCTGCCTCGGAGGAATCAAATGACGGGCAATCAAAAACAAACAAACAAAACTCTATGGGAAAGAAGATTAAAAAACGTTCCACGTGGAGTGACTACCGCCTACCCTGTGTTTGCTGAAAAAGCAAAAAATGCAGAAATTTGGGATATTGAAGGAAAACGCTTCATTGATTTTGGTGGTGGGATTGGTGTTCAAAACACAGGGCATTGCCATCCAAAAGTGGTGGCTGCCATCCACAAACAAGTGGACCAGGTGCTCCACACTGCATTTCAAATTATGCCCTACGAACCCTATATCGATCTTTGTGAAAAACTAAATGCAAAAGCTCCGATTGATGGTGAAGCTAAAACGATTTTGTTTTCATCTGGTGCTGAGGCATTAGAAAATGCAGTGAAAATTGCAAGAGCCGCCACAGGAAGACCCGGGATCATTAGTTTTCTCGGTGGATTTCATGGTAGAACAATGATGGCTCTTGCCTTAACAGGAAAGGTGATACCTTACAAAAAAGGATTCGGACCTTTCTCGAGTGATGTGTACCACATTCCATTTCCCATGGAATACCATGGTGTCACAGAAGACGATTCCATCAAAGCCCTAAACAATTTATTCAAAGCAGACATTGACCCAACTCGTGTGGCAGCTATTGCCATCGAACCGGTGCAAGGTGAAGGTGGATTTTACATTGCGTCTCCTAGTTTTTTAAAAAAATTAAGGGCCATTTGTGATGAACATGGAATTTTACTCATCGCCGA encodes the following:
- a CDS encoding ABC transporter permease encodes the protein MRSKWNLGSIGLKTATLFGFFFIHIPILIIIMYAFSTDEKTFQFPLPGFTTKWFGVAWERNDIWEAIILSSQVAFISTFIAILLGTLASLAVYRSQFFGKEIISFLVILPIALPGIVTGISLRSAMSLFGIPFSTWTIVIAHATFCIVTVYNNVLARLRRSSHSMVEASMDLGANPWQTFRFVILPNIATALLAGGMLSFALSFDEVIVTTFTAGQQSTVPIWMLTEFIRPRQRPVTNVVAVFVILVTTIPILVAYYLTKEDDGRKK
- a CDS encoding ABC transporter permease encodes the protein MTNVMDRFITFLFYRKSLALFLLLSPLLVWLGVVYLGSLFTLLIQSFFSVDSFSGVIKREFTFESYYDLFRQSTNWDIIIRTTTMAFTVTVVSAIIAFPIAYYMAMNAGPKLKPILYLGVMLPLWSSYLVKVYSWKLIMAKEGILTWCLDQLGLLHLLDVVLSIPVIGGTSLSFSYIGMFLVFVYIWLPYMILPIQASLERIPKTLLEASSDLGGGPAQTFRKVILPLAFPGVVAGSIFTFSLTLGDYIIPTIIGNSSYFIGMAVYTHQGTAGNIPLAAAFSVVPIVIMMVYLTIAKRLGAFDAL
- a CDS encoding ABC transporter ATP-binding protein; translated protein: MDQVYDVEFQNVTRKFDQFIAVDDVSFGIKKGEFFSMLGPSGSGKTTCLRMVAGFQDTSSGRVLLEGVDVTGIPPYKRNVNTVFQDYALFPHMSVAENVGYGLKIKKLPSAEISKRVSEMLAMVRLPDVGNRKPSELSGGQRQRIALARALINRPGVLLLDEPLGALDLKLREEMQLELKAIQKEVGITFIFVTHDQEEALSMSDRIAVFNKGKVEQIATPEELYNRPKTEFVANFVGTSNILSVEETKRLTGHEGKIMIRPERVHVFANAKEDNHSSGYRTFKAILKSQVYSGATSKMHFETPNGSRIIASTQNLKISADHIAVGSEVLVGWKDSDMHLL
- a CDS encoding ABC transporter substrate-binding protein, which codes for MKFDSYKRVVFFTAVLSIAFAVTCGKKETKVSEIGQGEGEVSIVAWPGYIERGETDKGYDWVTEFEKNTGCKVNVKTAATSDEMVALMNEGGFDLVTASGDASLRLVAGGKVQEINIDLIPSWKNVDSRLQNAPWHTVDGKHFGVPYQWGPNVLMYNTKVFKKAPTSWNVVFEEQVLPDGKSNKGRVQAFDGPIYIADAALYLKVAKPELGIQDPYELDEKQYTAVIELLKKQRQLVPKYWHDAMVQVDDFKKEGLVASSTWPFQVNLLVSEKQPVSSIVPVEGATGWADSTMLHKDSKHVNCAYKWMEHSLSPKVQGDLASWFGSVPSVPAACKGNALLGDTGCAVNGFNNFEKISFWRTPKEDCSGGRKCVPYKKWAEDYISIIGSK
- a CDS encoding NAD-dependent succinate-semialdehyde dehydrogenase, encoding MKYIKDKDLFRQENFIGGVWCPAENKKEILVHNPATGETIGNIPHATEKDTLLAIRSAKDAFADWKSRPAKERAGILRKWFQLMMDHQEDLALIMTQEQGKPLTEARGEIAYAASYIEWFGEEAKRSYGDVIPSHRKDTRILVLKEPIGVVGTITPWNFPAAMLARKVAPALAAGCTVVSKPSELTPYSALAMAVLAERAGLPKGVWNVLVGDPILIGKTILESKEVRKLSFTGSTKTGIYLMEKSAATLKKLSLELGGNAPFIVFEDADLDEAVKGAMLSKYRNTGQTCVCVNRFLVHSSVAETFSKKLAEQTKELVVANGMEPNASQGPLINEAAVEKVKNHIQDAVNKGAKVLIGGNTHQLGGNFFEPTVLYPVNSSMMVTKEETFGPVSCIQTFQTEEEAIKLANDTDFGLASYFYTKDMARIFRVAEQLEYGMVGINEGIISSEQVPFGGVKFSGMGREGSKYGLDDYTVTKYLCLGGIK
- the gabT gene encoding 4-aminobutyrate--2-oxoglutarate transaminase produces the protein MTGNQKQTNKTLWERRLKNVPRGVTTAYPVFAEKAKNAEIWDIEGKRFIDFGGGIGVQNTGHCHPKVVAAIHKQVDQVLHTAFQIMPYEPYIDLCEKLNAKAPIDGEAKTILFSSGAEALENAVKIARAATGRPGIISFLGGFHGRTMMALALTGKVIPYKKGFGPFSSDVYHIPFPMEYHGVTEDDSIKALNNLFKADIDPTRVAAIAIEPVQGEGGFYIASPSFLKKLRAICDEHGILLIADEVQSGFARTGKLFAIEHSGVKPDLITTAKSLAAGMPLSAVIGKTSIMDSVEPGGLGGTYAGNPVACAAGIAVMDLIEEEGILEKSTQLGTMLVKELNEIKKSNTNIGEIRGFGGMVAFELVENGDANKPSADMAKKLTTKALEHGLVLLSCGVYGNVIRILVPITAEESVVKEGLNIIAKSLKEI